One segment of Fimbriiglobus ruber DNA contains the following:
- a CDS encoding HNH endonuclease, with the protein MRPVERGAVPNDNAGNPKVFANYADARADLYERLGRFCSFCERPIKSGLAVEHIQHQYGHSHLACEWTNFLLACLNCNSTKGTQNVHRNQMLFPDQDNTFRGLEYTAGGEVTSRASLRPPQKAKATRLIRLVGLDKMPLNNPQAANLRWNDRREAWEKANRYLDKFQTGMVAIDAVVDLCKSDGHWSIWMTVFANIPDVCLALIGAIPGTAACFNTNGAPIQRPGGHI; encoded by the coding sequence ATGCGCCCCGTTGAACGCGGAGCCGTGCCGAACGATAACGCGGGTAATCCGAAAGTGTTCGCGAATTATGCCGATGCGCGTGCGGACTTGTACGAGCGACTCGGCCGTTTTTGTTCCTTCTGTGAACGCCCCATCAAGTCGGGCTTGGCGGTTGAACACATTCAGCATCAATATGGACATTCACATCTGGCATGTGAATGGACGAATTTCTTGTTGGCGTGCCTCAACTGCAACTCGACCAAGGGAACCCAAAATGTCCACCGGAATCAAATGCTCTTTCCCGATCAAGACAACACCTTTCGGGGCCTTGAGTATACCGCCGGTGGCGAAGTGACATCGAGAGCGTCGTTAAGACCGCCTCAAAAAGCGAAAGCCACACGGTTGATTCGGCTCGTCGGGTTGGACAAGATGCCTCTAAACAACCCTCAAGCCGCTAATCTGCGCTGGAACGATCGGCGCGAGGCTTGGGAGAAGGCGAACCGATATCTCGACAAATTCCAAACCGGAATGGTGGCGATCGACGCCGTCGTGGATTTGTGCAAGTCCGATGGCCACTGGTCGATCTGGATGACTGTTTTCGCCAACATCCCAGATGTGTGCTTGGCTCTAATCGGAGCAATCCCCGGCACTGCCGCTTGTTTCAATACGAACGGCGCCCCCATCCAGCGTCCGGGCGGTCACATTTGA
- a CDS encoding PAS domain S-box protein, whose protein sequence is MDSPPRSLRVCRWAVPLALAAVYVVAARVGLALALPPENKATAVWPPSGIALAAVLRFGPRVWPGVWLGAFLANIWDYFEPVNQSSLAGHLGVSFGIAGGSTVQALLGAGLIRRWVRRSNPFDRVEGAFKFIGTAPVMCLVAATVGVASLCLVGFAPWAAAPTNWWTWWLGDTTGVLVVSPLLLTWSRPSERGASRRRVAEAGLLFVLLLCAAVAVFGGRGPLSSAASPLVYLTVPFVVWAAFVFGLRGATAALFVLSAVAIWGAAQGRGPFARDSLNESLLLLQTFVGILAATALTAAAAVAERRDVGELLRAVADGTTDAVFVKDRLGRYLLFNEAAARFVGKPVAEVLGRDDTELFDPEGARELIDRDQWVMKTGTAVTAEERLTAAGVTRTFFSTKAPYRDERGAVIGLIGISRDITDRKRTDEVLRESEARFRHLFEANPHPMWVFDTETLQFLAANDAAVARYGYSRDEFLRMTVKDIRPAEDVPALLVALADPASRTGPVGGEWRHRWKDGTLRDVDVVSHTLVYAGRPARLVLANDVTARKRAEAALRASEARYRALAEFSADGIFVNEGGRIVYVNPALLRILGADSPVQVLGKSPFEFIHPEYHAIVRERIRTTTEDRRPVPFIEEKYVRFDGTTVDVELAAAPFEVGGEFAVIVTARDLTDRKRAEAELRRGREFVRLVLDTDPNLIFVKDADGRFVLANKALADLYGTTPDALVGRQPGVDLPAPKEYPEYRRIEREVLSTGRPAATDETNTRPDGSVRWFHTIKARLTLPDGTAHVLGIATDVTERKRAEETLREREDLLRTVLNHVPCAVFRKDRKSVYQGCNSQFVRDHGLASPEQIVGLTDFDLGGEPAEIAFYRECDRRVMETGEPILNLEETQSRANGDKIILLTSKVPVRDLAGAVIGVIGMYQDITDRKRAEAAADLAQRRLRHVVASTPTVLYTLAIADDQIRGINWISDNLRGMLGYEPARAYTPDWWLGNIHPEDRDRIMAHTRADLFARDAVSHEYRFQHADGRYRWTRGDIRLVRDPAGRPAEAVGSWLDITDHKQMEDHFRQAQKMEAVGQLAGGIAHDFNNLLTVINGYAALLLDGLGPEDPNRESVVEIQEAGQRAAGLTAQLLAFSRKAIIEPKLLDLNDVVVQTGKILGRLIGEDITLSTTLTTRLDRVNVDPGQLEQVVMNLAVNARDAMPTGGRLTVETANAEVREGGAYPELVPGRYVRLTVADTGCGMPEDVKARVFEPFFTTKGVGKGTGLGLATVYGIVRTYGGHIGVRSTVGVGTTVEILLPAAAGPVRAKQAEEDEAAAPRGTETLLLVEDEDAVRRITRTTLTGQGYTVLEAAGGADAVRLVEGREGRIDLLLTDVVMPGMGGRELAETLRERNPGLKVLYTSGYTDDAVVRHGIVAARDAFLQKPFTPLTVARKVREVLDKS, encoded by the coding sequence ATGGACTCGCCCCCCCGCTCGCTCCGGGTGTGTCGCTGGGCCGTGCCACTCGCCCTGGCCGCTGTTTACGTCGTCGCGGCCCGCGTCGGCTTGGCCCTCGCGCTTCCGCCGGAGAACAAGGCCACGGCCGTCTGGCCCCCGTCGGGGATCGCGCTCGCCGCGGTCCTGCGATTCGGCCCCCGGGTGTGGCCCGGGGTATGGCTCGGGGCGTTCCTGGCCAACATCTGGGATTACTTCGAGCCGGTCAACCAGTCGTCCCTCGCCGGCCACCTCGGGGTGTCGTTCGGGATCGCCGGCGGCTCCACGGTGCAAGCCCTCCTGGGGGCGGGCCTGATCCGCCGATGGGTCCGCCGGTCGAACCCGTTCGACCGGGTCGAGGGGGCATTCAAGTTCATCGGGACGGCCCCGGTCATGTGCCTGGTGGCCGCCACGGTCGGCGTGGCGAGCCTGTGCCTGGTCGGGTTCGCCCCGTGGGCGGCGGCCCCGACCAATTGGTGGACTTGGTGGCTCGGCGATACGACCGGCGTGCTGGTCGTCTCCCCGCTTCTGCTCACCTGGTCCCGGCCGTCCGAACGGGGCGCGAGCCGCCGGCGGGTCGCCGAGGCCGGGCTCCTGTTCGTCCTCCTCTTGTGTGCCGCCGTGGCCGTGTTCGGGGGGCGGGGACCTCTCTCCTCGGCGGCCAGCCCGCTGGTGTACCTCACCGTCCCGTTCGTCGTGTGGGCGGCGTTCGTGTTCGGCCTCCGCGGGGCGACCGCCGCCTTGTTCGTGCTGTCCGCCGTCGCCATCTGGGGGGCGGCCCAGGGCCGCGGGCCGTTCGCCCGAGACTCGCTCAACGAATCACTCCTACTGCTTCAAACGTTCGTGGGCATCCTGGCGGCGACCGCCTTGACCGCCGCCGCCGCGGTGGCCGAGAGGCGGGACGTGGGGGAGTTGCTCCGGGCGGTGGCCGACGGGACGACGGACGCGGTCTTCGTCAAGGACCGGCTGGGCCGGTACCTGTTGTTCAACGAGGCCGCGGCCCGGTTCGTCGGCAAGCCGGTCGCCGAGGTTCTGGGCCGGGACGACACCGAGTTGTTCGACCCGGAGGGCGCGCGCGAACTCATCGACCGGGACCAGTGGGTTATGAAAACCGGGACGGCTGTCACCGCCGAGGAGCGGCTGACCGCGGCCGGGGTGACCCGCACGTTCTTCTCGACCAAGGCCCCGTACCGGGACGAGCGGGGGGCCGTGATCGGGCTGATCGGCATCTCCCGGGACATCACGGACCGGAAGCGGACCGATGAGGTGCTGCGGGAGAGCGAGGCCCGGTTCCGCCACCTGTTCGAGGCGAATCCGCACCCGATGTGGGTGTTCGACACCGAAACCCTTCAGTTCCTGGCGGCCAACGACGCGGCCGTGGCCCGGTACGGGTACTCCCGGGACGAGTTCCTGCGGATGACGGTCAAGGACATCCGCCCGGCCGAGGACGTACCGGCCCTGCTGGTGGCGCTCGCCGACCCCGCGTCCAGGACCGGGCCGGTCGGGGGCGAGTGGCGGCACCGGTGGAAGGACGGGACGCTCCGGGACGTCGACGTGGTGTCCCACACACTGGTTTACGCCGGGCGGCCGGCCCGACTGGTCCTGGCGAACGACGTCACCGCCCGCAAGCGGGCCGAAGCGGCCCTGCGCGCGAGTGAGGCCCGGTACCGGGCGCTCGCCGAGTTCTCGGCGGACGGCATCTTCGTCAACGAGGGCGGGCGGATCGTGTACGTGAACCCGGCCCTGCTCCGGATTCTCGGGGCCGATTCCCCGGTCCAAGTCCTCGGCAAATCCCCGTTCGAGTTCATCCACCCGGAATACCATGCGATCGTCCGGGAGCGAATCCGGACGACGACCGAGGACCGCCGGCCGGTCCCTTTTATTGAGGAAAAGTACGTCCGGTTCGACGGGACCACGGTCGATGTGGAACTCGCGGCCGCCCCGTTCGAGGTGGGCGGCGAGTTCGCGGTCATCGTCACCGCCCGGGACCTGACCGACCGGAAGCGGGCGGAGGCCGAACTGCGGCGGGGGCGGGAGTTCGTCCGCCTGGTGCTGGACACGGACCCGAACCTGATCTTCGTCAAGGACGCGGACGGGCGGTTCGTCCTGGCGAACAAGGCCCTGGCCGACCTCTACGGGACGACGCCGGACGCCCTGGTCGGCCGGCAGCCGGGGGTGGACCTGCCGGCCCCGAAGGAATACCCCGAATACCGGCGGATCGAGCGGGAGGTCCTGAGTACCGGCCGGCCGGCCGCGACCGACGAGACCAACACGCGACCGGACGGGTCGGTCCGCTGGTTCCACACGATCAAGGCCCGGCTCACCCTACCGGACGGCACCGCCCACGTCCTCGGGATCGCCACCGACGTCACCGAGCGGAAGCGGGCCGAGGAAACGCTCCGGGAGCGGGAGGATCTGCTCCGGACGGTCCTCAACCACGTCCCTTGTGCGGTGTTCCGAAAAGACCGGAAGTCGGTCTACCAGGGGTGCAACTCCCAGTTCGTTCGGGACCACGGCCTGGCCTCCCCCGAGCAGATCGTCGGCCTCACGGACTTCGACCTGGGGGGCGAGCCGGCCGAAATCGCTTTCTACCGGGAGTGCGACCGGCGGGTGATGGAGACCGGGGAGCCGATTCTGAACCTGGAAGAGACACAGTCCCGCGCGAACGGGGACAAGATCATCCTTCTGACGAGCAAGGTCCCGGTCCGCGACCTGGCGGGGGCGGTGATCGGGGTCATCGGCATGTACCAGGACATCACCGACCGGAAGCGGGCCGAGGCGGCGGCGGACCTGGCCCAGCGGCGACTCCGGCACGTGGTCGCCTCGACCCCGACGGTTCTCTACACCCTGGCGATCGCCGACGACCAGATCCGGGGGATCAACTGGATCAGCGACAACCTACGGGGAATGCTCGGGTACGAGCCCGCCAGGGCCTACACCCCGGACTGGTGGCTGGGGAACATCCACCCCGAGGACCGAGACCGGATCATGGCCCACACCCGGGCCGACCTGTTCGCCCGCGACGCCGTCTCCCACGAGTACCGGTTCCAGCACGCGGACGGACGGTACCGATGGACCCGGGGGGACATCCGGCTGGTGCGGGACCCGGCCGGCCGGCCGGCCGAGGCCGTCGGGTCGTGGCTGGACATCACGGACCACAAGCAGATGGAGGACCATTTCCGGCAGGCCCAGAAGATGGAAGCGGTCGGGCAGCTGGCCGGGGGCATCGCCCACGACTTCAACAACCTGCTCACGGTCATCAACGGGTACGCCGCCCTGCTGCTGGACGGGCTGGGGCCGGAGGACCCGAACCGGGAATCGGTCGTCGAGATACAAGAGGCCGGGCAGCGGGCGGCGGGGCTCACCGCCCAGCTCCTGGCGTTCAGCCGCAAGGCGATTATCGAGCCGAAGCTCCTCGACCTGAACGACGTGGTCGTCCAGACCGGCAAAATCCTCGGCCGGCTGATCGGCGAAGACATCACTCTGAGCACCACCCTGACGACCAGACTGGACCGGGTGAACGTCGACCCCGGGCAACTGGAGCAGGTGGTGATGAACCTCGCGGTGAACGCCCGGGACGCGATGCCGACCGGCGGCCGGCTGACCGTCGAGACGGCGAACGCCGAGGTCCGGGAGGGCGGGGCGTACCCCGAATTGGTCCCGGGCCGGTACGTCCGTCTGACCGTGGCGGACACCGGGTGCGGGATGCCCGAGGACGTGAAGGCCCGGGTGTTCGAGCCGTTCTTCACCACCAAGGGGGTGGGAAAGGGGACGGGGCTGGGGCTGGCCACCGTGTACGGGATCGTCCGCACGTACGGCGGCCATATCGGGGTGCGGAGCACGGTCGGGGTCGGGACGACGGTCGAAATCCTCCTCCCGGCCGCGGCGGGGCCGGTCCGGGCGAAACAGGCGGAGGAGGACGAAGCCGCGGCCCCGCGGGGGACCGAGACGCTCTTGCTCGTCGAGGACGAGGACGCGGTCCGGCGGATCACCCGGACCACGCTCACCGGGCAGGGGTATACGGTCCTGGAGGCGGCGGGCGGGGCGGACGCGGTGCGGCTGGTGGAGGGGCGCGAGGGGCGGATCGACCTGCTCCTGACCGACGTGGTGATGCCCGGGATGGGCGGGCGGGAACTGGCCGAAACCCTGCGGGAACGCAATCCGGGGCTGAAAGTCCTTTACACCAGCGGG